In Fusobacterium simiae, a genomic segment contains:
- the asnS gene encoding asparagine--tRNA ligase, with amino-acid sequence MITVKDIFRHGEDYLNKEIELFGWVRKIRDQKKFGFIELNDGSFFKGVQIVFEENLKNFDEISRLSIASTIKVKGILVKSQGSGQDLEVKADKIEIFQKADLEYPLQNKRHTFEYLRTKAHLRPRTNTFAAVFRVRSVLAYALHKFFQENNFVYVHTPIITGSDAEGAGEMFRITTLDMNKLPKKENGEVDFTKDFFGKPTNLTVSGQLNVETFCAAFRNVYTFGPTFRAEYSNTARHASEFWMVEPEIAFGDIFALMELAEDMVKSVIKYVMENCPEEMEFFNSFIEKGLFDKLNNVLNNEFGRVTYTEAIEILEKSGKKFEFPVKWGIDLQSEHERYLAEEYFKKPVFVTDYPKEIKAFYMKLNEDGKTVGAMDLLAPGIGEIIGGSQREDNYEILLKRMEELGLDKESYEFYLDLRRFGSFPHSGYGLGFERMMMYLTGMQNIRDVIPFPRTPNNAEF; translated from the coding sequence ATGATTACTGTAAAAGATATTTTTAGACATGGAGAGGATTATCTAAACAAAGAGATTGAGCTTTTTGGTTGGGTAAGAAAAATAAGAGACCAAAAAAAATTTGGTTTTATTGAATTAAATGATGGTTCATTCTTTAAAGGAGTTCAAATAGTTTTTGAAGAAAATCTTAAAAATTTTGATGAAATATCAAGACTTTCAATAGCATCTACTATTAAAGTAAAAGGAATTCTTGTAAAATCTCAAGGTAGCGGACAAGATTTAGAAGTTAAAGCTGATAAGATAGAAATTTTCCAAAAAGCAGATTTGGAATATCCATTACAAAATAAAAGACATACTTTTGAATATTTAAGAACTAAAGCACATTTAAGACCAAGAACAAATACTTTTGCTGCTGTATTTAGAGTAAGATCAGTATTAGCTTATGCTTTACATAAATTTTTTCAAGAAAATAACTTTGTTTATGTACATACTCCAATTATAACTGGTTCTGATGCTGAAGGTGCTGGAGAAATGTTTAGAATTACAACTCTTGATATGAATAAACTTCCTAAAAAAGAAAATGGAGAAGTTGATTTCACTAAAGATTTCTTTGGTAAACCAACTAATTTAACTGTAAGTGGACAATTAAATGTAGAAACTTTTTGTGCCGCTTTTAGAAATGTTTATACTTTTGGACCAACATTTAGAGCTGAATATTCAAATACAGCAAGACATGCTTCAGAATTTTGGATGGTAGAGCCTGAAATAGCTTTTGGAGATATATTTGCATTAATGGAACTTGCAGAAGATATGGTAAAATCTGTTATTAAATATGTTATGGAAAACTGTCCTGAAGAAATGGAATTTTTCAATTCATTTATTGAAAAAGGATTATTTGATAAATTAAATAATGTTCTTAACAATGAATTTGGCAGAGTTACTTATACAGAAGCAATAGAAATTTTAGAAAAATCTGGAAAGAAATTTGAATTTCCTGTTAAATGGGGAATAGATTTACAAAGTGAACATGAAAGATATTTAGCAGAAGAGTATTTTAAAAAGCCTGTTTTTGTAACTGACTATCCAAAAGAAATAAAAGCCTTCTATATGAAACTTAATGAAGATGGTAAAACAGTTGGAGCTATGGACTTGCTTGCACCAGGAATTGGAGAAATAATTGGTGGTTCTCAAAGAGAAGATAACTATGAAATACTTTTAAAGAGAATGGAAGAATTAGGGCTAGATAAAGAAAGTTATGAATTTTATTTAGATTTAAGAAGATTTGGAAGTTTCCCTCATTCTGGATATGGATTAGGTTTTGAAAGAATGATGATGTATCTAACAGGTATGCAAAACATAAGAGATGTAATACCTTTCCCAAGAACTCCAAATAATGCAGAATTTTAA
- the rnmV gene encoding ribonuclease M5, which yields MKKKIKEVIVVEGKDDISAVKNAVDAEVFQVNGHAVRKNKSIEILKLAYENKGLIILTDPDYAGEEIRKYLCKYFPNAKNAYISRISGTKDGDIGVENASPKDIITALEKARFSLDHSENIFDLDLMLDYDLIGKDNSADLRSLLGAELGIGYSNGKQFMAKLNRYGISLEEFKKAYEKINKR from the coding sequence ATGAAGAAGAAAATAAAAGAAGTTATTGTTGTTGAGGGAAAAGATGATATTTCAGCAGTTAAAAATGCTGTTGATGCAGAAGTTTTTCAAGTCAATGGTCATGCTGTTAGAAAAAATAAAAGTATTGAGATATTAAAACTTGCTTATGAAAATAAAGGACTTATTATTTTAACTGACCCTGATTATGCAGGTGAAGAAATAAGAAAATACCTATGTAAATATTTTCCTAATGCAAAAAATGCTTATATTTCCCGTATAAGTGGTACAAAAGATGGAGATATTGGAGTTGAAAATGCTTCTCCTAAGGATATTATCACTGCACTTGAAAAAGCAAGATTTAGTTTAGATCATTCAGAAAATATCTTTGACTTAGATTTAATGTTAGATTATGATTTGATTGGAAAGGATAATTCAGCTGATTTGAGGTCACTACTTGGTGCAGAACTAGGCATAGGTTATTCAAATGGAAAACAATTTATGGCTAAATTAAATAGATATGGAATAAGTCTTGAAGAATTTAAAAAGGCTTATGAAAAGATTAATAAGAGATAA